A window of Oncorhynchus nerka isolate Pitt River linkage group LG4, Oner_Uvic_2.0, whole genome shotgun sequence contains these coding sequences:
- the LOC135571379 gene encoding astacin-like metalloprotease toxin 5, protein MVWFLILIRFVQVGSVPITNFTNATTSNATFPATVDNSTNPINNSTNGTFTATSSTASMGTRHRRNDWLKTPETREEDLQFDLAIMEGDILVSEDRLAVKSLWPENEGVTSIPYKINDYLVDRKVTILAAFKMISDQTCILFHEYTNEINYIDIISGTGCASYVGFQGGAQSLYFGRGCNVGNLCHELMHALGLHHEHTRPDRDQYVTIQWNNVVPGKQENFKVKKGDTQDLPYDYDSIMHYGTNYFSSNRNPTIGSKKRGVQIGQRNHLSPLDITRLNKLYQCE, encoded by the exons ATGGTTTGGTTTCTGATTCTCATCCGGTTTGTCCAAG TGGGCAGTGTTCCCATCACCAATTTCACAAATGCTACTACTTCAAATGCTACTTTCCCTGCCACAG TGGACAATTCTACAAACCCCATCAACAATTCTACAAATGGGACTTTCACTGCCACAA GTTCTACTGCCTCAATGGGGACACGCCACAGACGAAATGATTGGCTTAAAACGCCTGAAACCAGAGAAG AGGACTTACAGTTCGACCTTGCTATCATGGAGGGAGACATTCTGGTTTCG GAAGACCGATTAGCTGTGAAGTCACTTTGGCCTGAGAATGAAGGCGTCACTTCTATCCCCTACAAGATCAACGATTATCTGG TGGACAGAAAGGTAACTATACTAGCAGCGTTCAAGATGATTTCAGACCAGACGTGTATCCTCTTCCACGAATACACCAATGAGATTAACTACATAGACATCATCTCTGGGACAGG CTGTGCGTCGTATGTAGGTTTTCAGGGCGGGGCCCAGTCTCTGTACTTCGGTAGAGGCTGTAACGTGGGGAACCTGTGCCATGAGCTGATGCATGCCCTGGGCCTGCACCACGAGCACACACGACCAGACCGTGACCAATACGTCACCATACAGTGGAACAACGTGGTCCCAGG AAAACAAGAGAACTTTAAGGTGAAGAAAGGAGATACTCAGGACCTGCCCTATGACTACGACTCCATAATGCACTACGGAAC AAACTACTTCTCATCAAACCGGAACCCCACTATTGGCTCCAAGAAGAGGGGAGTTCAGATTGGACAAAGAAATCACCTGAGCCCCCTGGACATAACACGCCTTAACAAACTCTATCAATGTG AATAA